A single Kribbella aluminosa DNA region contains:
- a CDS encoding ricin-type beta-trefoil lectin domain protein, translating to MTRLAVFLAAVLALTGLTAIPAAVAGSPSDYPEYPYAATDYTEPFRGQFHFSPQNGFMNDINAPLYYRGVYHLFFQHNPHGLSWDAAVHWGHATSTDLVHWTQQPIALEPGVQSGTLWSGSGWVDVNNVTGLKVGSDDPILLFTNTNGVSIAYSTDGAKTFQMYNGGAKVITDPVESRDPKVQWDPQHSRWELVTFRAGTGAAFYTSTNLLDWTYRGAYSASWFVECPDLYQLPVDGNANAQKWVLQDASGEYVTGSLDANGLFVADSATQQRMEQGVSGAAFPPSTWYASQTFNQLPNGRIVQLGWQPSNAGVTWTGNASFPVELALKTYPEGIRLTRNPVSEIATIRTSTQTWGTRRITTDPATDPLSGSSADTYEISAQFDLTGATASEFGLRLHARSDGSSDRTVAYGVAAQTLYGAPMPPISNHVTIRLLVDRGQLEVFGNDGKTVVSDNVAFDSSPASLGLHLYAVGGAVTLTSLSFSPIGSTWTPAPEGTAPAGAIASTTRQDLCVDRDVASGNVQLWSCLANSNQTWSLDSAGELKTGGVCLQVPSGQTANLTLVHVAACSGGGNQRWRQGNFGSLINQASGRCLDLPEADFTNGRQLQIYDCVGTRNQSWVGPS from the coding sequence ATGACCCGGCTCGCCGTCTTCTTGGCTGCGGTTCTCGCGCTGACCGGCCTGACGGCGATCCCCGCCGCCGTGGCCGGCTCGCCGTCGGACTATCCGGAGTATCCGTACGCCGCGACCGACTACACCGAACCGTTCCGCGGCCAGTTCCACTTCAGCCCGCAGAACGGATTCATGAACGACATCAACGCCCCCTTGTACTACCGCGGTGTGTACCACCTGTTCTTCCAGCACAATCCCCACGGGCTCAGCTGGGACGCCGCAGTGCACTGGGGACACGCGACGAGCACGGACCTGGTGCATTGGACGCAGCAACCGATCGCCCTCGAACCCGGCGTACAGAGCGGCACCCTCTGGTCGGGATCGGGCTGGGTCGACGTGAACAACGTGACCGGGTTGAAGGTCGGGTCCGACGACCCGATCCTGTTGTTCACCAACACCAACGGCGTCAGCATCGCGTACTCGACCGACGGGGCGAAGACCTTCCAGATGTACAACGGCGGCGCGAAGGTCATCACCGATCCGGTCGAGAGCCGAGACCCCAAGGTGCAGTGGGACCCGCAGCACAGCCGCTGGGAACTCGTCACGTTCCGGGCCGGGACCGGCGCCGCCTTCTACACCTCGACGAATCTGCTCGACTGGACCTATCGCGGCGCCTACTCGGCCAGCTGGTTCGTCGAATGTCCCGACCTCTACCAACTGCCGGTCGACGGGAACGCCAACGCCCAGAAGTGGGTCCTCCAGGATGCCAGCGGCGAGTACGTCACCGGCTCACTCGACGCGAACGGACTGTTCGTCGCGGACTCGGCGACCCAGCAGCGGATGGAACAAGGAGTCTCCGGCGCGGCCTTCCCACCGTCCACCTGGTACGCGTCCCAGACCTTCAACCAACTGCCGAACGGCCGCATCGTCCAACTGGGCTGGCAGCCGAGCAACGCCGGCGTGACCTGGACCGGTAACGCGTCCTTCCCGGTCGAGCTCGCTCTGAAGACCTATCCGGAGGGCATCCGCCTGACCCGCAATCCGGTCAGTGAGATCGCTACCATCCGTACGTCGACGCAGACCTGGGGAACGCGCAGGATCACGACGGATCCGGCGACCGATCCACTCAGCGGCAGCTCGGCCGACACGTACGAGATCAGCGCACAGTTCGACCTGACCGGCGCGACCGCCTCGGAGTTCGGACTCCGCCTGCACGCGCGCTCGGACGGATCGAGCGATCGCACTGTCGCGTACGGCGTTGCGGCGCAGACCCTGTACGGCGCGCCGATGCCACCGATCTCGAACCACGTCACGATCAGGCTTCTCGTGGACCGTGGGCAACTGGAGGTCTTCGGCAACGACGGCAAGACCGTCGTGAGCGACAACGTCGCCTTCGACTCCTCCCCCGCAAGCCTCGGGCTTCACCTGTACGCCGTCGGTGGTGCGGTCACACTCACCTCACTCAGCTTCTCCCCCATCGGCTCAACCTGGACGCCCGCCCCCGAGGGCACGGCTCCCGCCGGCGCCATCGCGTCGACCACGCGCCAGGATCTCTGCGTCGATCGCGATGTTGCCAGCGGCAACGTCCAGCTGTGGTCCTGCCTGGCGAACTCCAATCAGACCTGGAGTCTCGACAGCGCCGGAGAGCTGAAAACAGGAGGCGTCTGTCTGCAGGTGCCGTCCGGCCAGACGGCGAACCTGACCTTGGTGCACGTTGCGGCCTGCTCAGGCGGCGGCAACCAGAGGTGGCGCCAAGGCAACTTCGGCTCACTCATCAACCAGGCCTCCGGGCGGTGCCTGGACCTACCCGAGGCCGACTTCACCAACGGCCGCCAACTGCAGATCTACGACTGCGTCGGAACCCGCAACCAGAGCTGGGTCGGCCCGTCCTGA
- a CDS encoding NosD domain-containing protein, with product MPSTIYDVTTWTIPGSPSTTAYTDIGAIVNSIIADIKTNQPAQASKPGAVIYIPPGDYSLKTRIVIDVSYLQLKGSGHGFTSSSIRYNSGDTSGWHEIWPGGSRIRVENSDGNAEAILISRSGLPRLSSIELLDFCLDGVSFTPNQNSYLNGKIGIRSTTATDSLRIRGLGIIYLERGIVITDADALHIQGNFICENGSCIELVSSGQASMVNDNMIGAGYVGFSIFAENHFGLIVSGNNIFPRGKSSVHLKNSTNNTISANRLHAFYPGMIQCEGACHNNLIGSNHFLRVPESFPAMTGFNNGLDDLFGLVQLNGSGNTVVGNHFSFDVPAANITPSGATPTMVLVKSGSNNYVATNHTAANVAVHTVVLDGSTVSTKVLDCGTTAEFQALSGATYGFRATP from the coding sequence ATGCCCTCGACGATCTACGACGTCACCACCTGGACCATCCCCGGCAGCCCATCGACCACGGCGTACACCGACATCGGCGCGATCGTGAACAGCATCATCGCCGACATCAAGACGAACCAGCCGGCGCAAGCCTCCAAGCCCGGAGCGGTCATCTACATCCCACCGGGCGACTACTCGCTCAAGACCCGGATCGTCATCGACGTCAGCTACCTGCAACTCAAGGGATCCGGACACGGCTTCACGTCGTCGAGCATCCGGTACAACTCCGGCGACACCTCCGGTTGGCACGAGATCTGGCCGGGTGGCAGCCGGATCCGGGTCGAGAACTCCGACGGCAACGCCGAGGCCATCCTGATCAGCCGCAGCGGCCTCCCCCGGCTCAGCTCGATCGAGCTGCTGGACTTCTGCCTGGACGGCGTCTCGTTCACACCGAACCAGAACAGCTACCTCAACGGCAAGATCGGGATCCGATCGACCACGGCCACCGACTCGCTGCGGATCCGGGGCCTGGGGATCATCTACCTGGAGCGCGGGATCGTGATCACCGACGCCGACGCACTGCACATCCAAGGCAACTTCATCTGCGAGAACGGCAGCTGCATCGAGCTCGTCAGCTCCGGGCAGGCCAGCATGGTCAACGACAACATGATCGGCGCCGGCTACGTCGGCTTCTCGATCTTCGCCGAGAACCACTTCGGCCTGATCGTCTCCGGGAACAACATCTTCCCCCGGGGCAAGAGCTCGGTGCACCTGAAGAACAGCACGAACAACACGATCAGCGCGAACCGCCTGCACGCCTTCTATCCGGGGATGATCCAGTGCGAAGGCGCCTGCCACAACAACCTGATCGGGTCGAACCACTTTCTCCGGGTCCCCGAGTCGTTCCCCGCGATGACCGGCTTCAACAACGGGCTCGACGATCTGTTCGGCCTGGTGCAGCTCAACGGCAGCGGCAACACCGTGGTCGGCAACCACTTCTCGTTCGACGTACCGGCCGCGAACATCACGCCGTCCGGAGCGACCCCGACGATGGTCCTGGTGAAGTCGGGGAGCAACAACTACGTCGCAACCAATCACACGGCCGCGAACGTCGCCGTACACACCGTCGTACTCGACGGATCGACGGTCAGCACGAAGGTCCTCGACTGCGGCACCACCGCGGAGTTCCAGGCGTTGAGCGGAGCGACGTACGGGTTCCGGGCCACGCCATGA
- a CDS encoding ABC transporter substrate-binding protein translates to MKLRSTSGRLRTAMAGIAVATSVILAIAGCGAGGSSAGAAGKLTVLVEGGGKAELQPIADLYKKQTGTTIDLVELPYDGLYDRIQTELGSGKTSFDVAALDAIWLSAFSAGVSPLDDLFTDDVKRDLFPGLVTEAQVGGSYVGMPVWTNSEILYYRKDLFDSPKEKAAFQAKYGYALVPPTSWKQYKDVAAFFTRDTNGDGQTDLYGTDVKGAVETEWLATVSQTGEKTMVLDPKSGNVTIDDADHLAALNFYTSLLPYAPPGAAQLDWAGAQNLFYQGKLAMMRFWGHAYTQTPANAKVKGKIGVAAMIAGPGGIAGVPGAWYLSVPKATTKQAEAKKFIAFAYAHNDLSIKTSLGLVARISAFESQAGVAGHENYPAILTTLKSPATIARPATPKWQEIVTSVLTPMLQKAVAKGADNAALLKQAKVQIQAIVK, encoded by the coding sequence ATGAAGCTTCGCAGTACGAGCGGTCGTCTCCGGACCGCGATGGCCGGCATCGCCGTAGCGACGAGCGTGATCCTGGCAATCGCCGGATGCGGTGCCGGTGGAAGCTCGGCGGGCGCCGCCGGCAAGCTCACCGTCCTGGTGGAGGGTGGCGGAAAGGCGGAGCTCCAGCCGATCGCCGATCTCTACAAGAAGCAGACCGGTACGACGATCGACCTCGTCGAACTGCCGTACGACGGTCTCTACGACCGGATCCAGACCGAGCTCGGATCGGGCAAGACGTCGTTCGACGTCGCGGCGCTCGACGCCATCTGGCTGAGCGCCTTCTCGGCCGGTGTCTCGCCGCTCGACGACCTTTTCACCGACGACGTGAAGCGCGATCTGTTCCCGGGCCTGGTGACCGAGGCACAGGTCGGCGGGTCGTACGTCGGGATGCCGGTCTGGACGAACTCCGAGATCCTGTACTACCGGAAAGATCTCTTCGACAGCCCGAAGGAGAAGGCTGCCTTCCAGGCGAAGTACGGGTACGCCCTCGTGCCGCCGACCAGCTGGAAGCAGTACAAGGACGTGGCCGCGTTCTTCACCCGCGACACGAACGGCGACGGCCAGACCGATCTGTACGGCACCGATGTGAAGGGTGCGGTCGAGACGGAGTGGCTGGCCACGGTTTCGCAGACCGGCGAGAAGACGATGGTTCTGGATCCGAAGAGCGGCAACGTCACCATCGACGACGCCGATCACCTGGCAGCGTTGAACTTCTACACCAGCCTGTTGCCTTACGCGCCACCCGGCGCCGCGCAACTCGACTGGGCCGGCGCTCAGAACCTCTTCTACCAGGGCAAGCTCGCGATGATGCGCTTCTGGGGACATGCCTATACCCAGACCCCGGCCAACGCCAAGGTCAAGGGCAAGATCGGTGTCGCTGCGATGATCGCAGGCCCCGGCGGCATCGCCGGCGTACCCGGCGCCTGGTACCTCTCGGTGCCGAAGGCAACCACCAAGCAGGCCGAGGCCAAGAAGTTCATCGCCTTCGCCTACGCGCACAACGACCTCTCGATCAAGACGTCGTTGGGCCTGGTGGCACGGATCTCGGCGTTCGAGTCGCAGGCCGGCGTCGCCGGGCACGAGAACTACCCGGCGATCCTCACGACGCTGAAATCTCCAGCGACGATCGCGCGGCCGGCCACACCGAAATGGCAGGAGATCGTGACGTCGGTGCTGACGCCGATGCTGCAGAAGGCGGTCGCCAAGGGCGCGGACAACGCGGCACTGCTGAAACAGGCGAAGGTTCAGATCCAGGCGATCGTCAAGTAG
- a CDS encoding carbohydrate ABC transporter permease translates to MRLTDRRFALALIAPAALFLAAFVAWPLLRFVSNGFYQISPIAGGPRRFVGFGNFATAFGSAAFQGAALRTIVYTAIVVALEFTFGLAVALLFAALGSRSAVFRTVFMYPLMVAPVVAGILWRFLLIDNFGILNELLRRAGLLHSTDQISWLSNPKIALFSVALPDIWLTTSFITLVLFAGLQNVPGDVIEAARIDGVRFPTLLFRIILPLLRPVIAVALIVRGIDAARAFDIILIQTSGGPQDSTTTLSLLIYRTMTRNGDPGLASAMGTVYLIGMLVVAAVAIFAIWRPGGDQA, encoded by the coding sequence GTGCGCCTCACCGACCGCCGGTTCGCGCTCGCACTGATCGCGCCGGCCGCCTTGTTCCTCGCCGCCTTCGTGGCGTGGCCACTGCTCAGATTCGTCTCGAACGGGTTCTACCAGATCTCGCCGATCGCCGGCGGCCCGCGGCGGTTCGTGGGTTTCGGGAACTTCGCGACCGCGTTCGGTTCGGCAGCGTTCCAAGGAGCGGCACTGCGGACGATCGTCTACACGGCCATCGTGGTCGCGCTCGAATTCACCTTCGGGCTTGCCGTGGCGTTGCTCTTCGCGGCGCTCGGCAGCCGGTCGGCAGTGTTCCGGACAGTGTTCATGTACCCACTCATGGTCGCCCCGGTGGTAGCCGGCATCCTTTGGCGATTCCTGCTCATCGACAACTTCGGCATCCTCAACGAGCTGCTCCGCCGGGCCGGACTCCTGCACAGCACGGACCAGATCTCCTGGCTGAGCAATCCGAAGATCGCCCTGTTCTCGGTGGCGCTGCCGGACATCTGGCTGACGACGTCGTTCATCACGCTCGTCCTCTTCGCGGGACTGCAGAACGTGCCGGGTGACGTCATCGAGGCCGCTCGGATCGACGGCGTGCGGTTCCCGACGCTGCTGTTCCGGATCATCCTGCCGCTGCTGCGACCGGTGATCGCGGTGGCGCTGATCGTTCGCGGCATCGATGCGGCCCGCGCGTTCGACATCATCCTGATCCAGACCAGCGGCGGGCCACAGGACAGTACGACGACCCTGAGCCTGCTGATCTACCGCACGATGACGCGGAACGGCGATCCCGGTCTGGCCAGCGCGATGGGCACCGTCTATCTGATCGGGATGCTCGTGGTCGCCGCGGTCGCCATCTTCGCCATCTGGCGGCCCGGGGGTGATCAGGCGTGA
- a CDS encoding carbohydrate ABC transporter permease — MNGLETRRGPKRVILWGALVAVLVLYGFPFGYLLLTSFKTPLDAIAVPPQVLPSQWTLANYVAALGKEGVVPALINSVGTAVLSTAFSLALGVPAAYAITRYRTPSGRIFVVAALVTRMVPTIAVGAPLVETMRRLGISDTTIGLAIAHTTISLPLSIWLMSSFFEAVPVELEEAAKVDGSDRLQALRHVVLPVVSGGLAVTAIFAFLASWNEFLFALLLTSVRAQTTPIVIANFQTQFGLDWGGMTALSALYSVPVILLTLALQRHIVAGLTLGAVKG, encoded by the coding sequence GTGAACGGCCTCGAGACCCGTCGCGGCCCGAAGCGCGTCATCCTGTGGGGCGCGCTGGTCGCCGTACTGGTGCTGTACGGATTCCCGTTCGGCTACCTGCTGCTGACGTCGTTCAAGACGCCGCTCGACGCGATCGCCGTACCGCCCCAGGTGTTGCCGTCGCAGTGGACGCTCGCCAACTACGTCGCCGCGCTCGGCAAGGAAGGCGTCGTACCTGCGCTGATCAACAGCGTCGGAACCGCGGTGCTCAGTACTGCGTTCTCGCTCGCGCTCGGGGTCCCGGCGGCGTACGCGATCACCCGGTACCGAACGCCGAGCGGGCGGATCTTCGTGGTCGCGGCGCTGGTCACCCGGATGGTGCCGACGATCGCGGTCGGGGCGCCGCTGGTCGAGACGATGCGGCGGCTCGGCATCTCGGACACCACGATCGGGTTGGCGATCGCCCACACCACGATCTCGCTGCCGCTGTCGATCTGGCTGATGTCGAGCTTCTTCGAGGCGGTCCCGGTCGAGCTGGAAGAAGCCGCCAAGGTCGACGGCAGCGATCGGCTGCAGGCGCTCCGGCACGTCGTACTGCCGGTCGTTTCCGGCGGCTTGGCGGTCACGGCGATCTTCGCCTTCCTCGCGTCCTGGAACGAGTTCCTGTTCGCACTGCTGCTGACGTCGGTGCGGGCCCAGACCACGCCGATCGTGATCGCCAACTTCCAGACCCAGTTCGGCCTCGACTGGGGCGGAATGACCGCGCTCTCGGCGCTCTACTCCGTCCCCGTCATCCTGCTCACCCTCGCACTCCAGCGGCACATCGTCGCCGGCCTGACCCTCGGCGCCGTCAAGGGCTGA
- a CDS encoding glycoside hydrolase family 172 protein: MEFWQPNSPLGGLAHVKSGRSRRESSWDRSGGNRDFAVVPAGETFVIADISGAGRIEHIWLTTRCYSEKYLRKLVIEMFWDGEENPSVRAPLGDFFGVGHAVAKHYISLPLNAVFGPRRGPKGPFAAAMNCYFPMPFGSHARIQIRNESDQPIENLFYYVDYELSEQPIPDDVARFHAYYRQEKPTTAVRHTTDLESPAPWDLPGTNLTGDDNYLILDATGTGHYVGCVLSIDNFDASNQEFTWPGEGDDMFFIDGEVWPPSLHGTGTEDYFGAAWGFPSGEYAGPYHGITLGASPQEHFGLWSMFRWHIEDPVRFEKSLRVSIEHGHANDQGNDYSSVAYWYQLGDHAPHAELAPVEERLPRRWPEHGLWDE; the protein is encoded by the coding sequence ATGGAATTCTGGCAACCCAACAGTCCGCTCGGCGGCCTGGCCCACGTGAAGTCCGGCCGGTCGCGGCGCGAGTCGAGCTGGGACCGCAGTGGCGGCAACCGGGACTTCGCGGTGGTGCCCGCGGGGGAGACCTTCGTGATCGCCGACATCAGCGGGGCGGGACGTATCGAGCACATCTGGCTGACCACGCGGTGCTACTCGGAGAAGTACCTGCGCAAGCTCGTCATCGAGATGTTCTGGGACGGGGAGGAGAACCCGAGCGTACGAGCGCCGCTCGGCGACTTCTTCGGCGTCGGGCACGCGGTCGCGAAGCATTACATCTCGCTTCCGCTGAACGCCGTGTTCGGCCCACGGCGGGGTCCCAAGGGGCCGTTCGCGGCCGCGATGAACTGCTACTTCCCGATGCCGTTCGGCAGTCACGCGAGGATCCAGATCCGCAACGAGAGCGATCAGCCGATCGAGAACCTCTTCTACTACGTCGACTACGAGCTCAGCGAGCAGCCGATCCCGGACGACGTCGCGCGGTTCCACGCGTACTACCGCCAGGAGAAGCCGACGACCGCCGTACGTCACACCACCGATCTCGAGAGCCCGGCGCCGTGGGACCTGCCGGGGACGAACCTGACCGGGGATGACAACTACCTGATCCTCGATGCGACCGGCACGGGGCATTACGTTGGCTGCGTGCTCAGCATCGACAACTTCGACGCCTCCAACCAGGAATTCACCTGGCCGGGCGAGGGCGACGACATGTTCTTCATCGACGGGGAGGTCTGGCCGCCCTCCTTGCACGGGACCGGTACGGAGGACTACTTCGGCGCCGCCTGGGGATTCCCCAGTGGCGAGTACGCCGGCCCCTACCACGGCATCACGCTCGGTGCGAGCCCGCAGGAGCACTTCGGGCTGTGGAGCATGTTCCGCTGGCACATCGAGGACCCGGTCCGGTTCGAGAAGAGTCTGCGGGTGTCGATCGAGCACGGGCACGCCAACGATCAGGGGAACGACTACTCGAGCGTCGCGTACTGGTACCAGTTGGGCGATCACGCGCCGCATGCCGAGCTGGCGCCGGTCGAGGAGCGGCTACCGCGACGATGGCCGGAACACGGCCTCTGGGACGAGTGA
- a CDS encoding LacI family DNA-binding transcriptional regulator — translation MSGADEEAVTPKVGIRDVARAAGVSVTTVSHVLNETPHTRTSEATRDRVRSIARDLGYTPNRLARGLRTRASDMIGLLTEEIATTPHAGRIILGAQEEASRHNLTLAIINSHLDAGADARRADARALIERQVDGIIYATVFHHEVSVPRELRAVPAVLIGALDRQGVVPAVLPDEASGAADLIALLADAGHRRIAFANSSIEVPATQGRLVGYLRGLEQAGIPRDDQLIASGVSEAGGGYTASLDLLDRADRPTAIFCYNDRMAMGAYRAAQELGLRVPDDVSIVGFDDQAPIAASIHPALTTVALPHYEMGAWAVATLTRLIQSSSTAWYRSTHPTLLPCPIVVRESVAQINH, via the coding sequence ATGAGCGGGGCAGACGAGGAAGCGGTCACACCAAAGGTGGGCATCCGGGACGTTGCGCGTGCCGCGGGGGTGTCCGTCACGACGGTTTCGCACGTGCTCAACGAGACGCCGCACACCCGAACGAGTGAGGCGACCCGGGACCGGGTGCGTTCGATCGCCCGGGACCTGGGGTACACCCCGAACCGGCTCGCCCGCGGGCTGCGGACCCGCGCGTCGGACATGATCGGCCTGCTCACCGAGGAGATCGCGACCACCCCGCACGCCGGCCGGATCATCCTCGGCGCGCAGGAGGAAGCGAGTCGGCACAACCTCACGCTCGCGATCATCAACTCGCATCTCGACGCCGGCGCGGACGCCCGCCGCGCCGACGCCCGGGCGCTGATCGAGCGTCAGGTCGACGGCATCATCTACGCCACGGTCTTCCACCACGAGGTGTCGGTGCCGCGCGAACTGCGCGCGGTGCCGGCGGTGCTGATAGGAGCTCTGGACCGGCAGGGCGTCGTACCCGCCGTTCTACCGGACGAGGCCAGTGGGGCGGCCGATCTCATTGCCCTGCTGGCCGACGCCGGGCACCGACGCATCGCGTTCGCGAACTCGAGCATCGAGGTCCCGGCCACCCAGGGCCGCCTGGTCGGGTACCTCCGCGGTCTCGAGCAGGCAGGCATCCCGCGTGACGACCAACTGATCGCCTCGGGTGTATCGGAGGCCGGCGGCGGCTACACGGCCAGCCTCGACCTGCTCGATCGAGCCGATCGGCCGACCGCGATCTTCTGTTACAACGACAGGATGGCAATGGGCGCTTACCGCGCCGCCCAGGAGCTCGGCCTGCGAGTTCCCGATGACGTGTCGATCGTCGGCTTCGACGACCAGGCGCCCATCGCGGCCAGCATCCACCCAGCCCTCACCACCGTCGCCCTACCCCACTACGAGATGGGCGCCTGGGCAGTCGCCACCCTGACCCGACTGATCCAGAGCAGCAGCACCGCGTGGTACCGCTCAACCCACCCCACCTTGCTACCCTGCCCGATCGTCGTCCGCGAATCCGTTGCCCAGATCAACCATTGA
- a CDS encoding glycoside hydrolase family 32 protein produces MRPRFHFTAPRGWINDPHGITYRDGQYHLFYQHVPEGLEWALDCRWGHALSPDLFSFETLPIAIGPGDGDDGVWTGCLVTDDAGEDRIFYTSVEQPGIGVGRVRMATPIDARWINWRKGLVVAEAPAGVELFAYRDPFVFRDGTQWRMWVGAALKDDSAAALSYVSDDLRQWAYDGVAARRSRKDRDPVWTGALWECPQLLEIDGRHVMITSVWDDDVLHHVAYAIGVHRDGRFDAETWGRLTFGESHYAPSYFRDADGRACVMFWLRHVGDATAGWNGAHSIPYVLRIDGGRLVVTPHPGLAVHRRPSSSERRIQGLAAELSWTGTELTISSGDQPVACITVTTSELTLRVAGASWTMPHEPGPVHIILDGPVIEIATHSGLMAAAIAPTANELVLTADGDLHHLSALQHD; encoded by the coding sequence ATGCGTCCGCGATTTCATTTCACCGCGCCGCGCGGATGGATCAATGATCCCCACGGCATCACCTACCGCGACGGCCAGTACCACCTGTTCTACCAGCACGTCCCTGAAGGCCTGGAGTGGGCACTTGATTGCCGCTGGGGACATGCGCTGTCTCCAGATCTGTTCTCCTTCGAGACACTGCCGATCGCGATCGGGCCGGGCGACGGCGACGACGGGGTCTGGACCGGCTGCCTGGTGACTGACGACGCAGGTGAAGACAGGATCTTCTACACCTCGGTCGAGCAACCGGGGATCGGCGTCGGACGTGTGCGTATGGCGACGCCGATCGACGCCCGATGGATCAACTGGCGGAAAGGCCTCGTGGTGGCCGAGGCGCCGGCCGGCGTCGAACTGTTCGCCTACCGCGATCCGTTCGTCTTCCGGGACGGCACCCAGTGGCGGATGTGGGTCGGCGCCGCCCTCAAGGACGACAGCGCGGCAGCGCTCTCCTATGTATCCGACGATCTCCGGCAGTGGGCGTACGACGGTGTCGCCGCGCGGCGGTCGCGGAAGGACCGAGATCCGGTGTGGACAGGTGCGCTCTGGGAATGCCCGCAGCTTCTCGAGATCGATGGCCGGCACGTGATGATCACCTCCGTCTGGGACGACGACGTACTGCACCACGTCGCGTACGCGATCGGCGTACACCGCGATGGCAGATTCGACGCCGAGACGTGGGGCCGGCTGACCTTCGGCGAGAGCCACTACGCGCCGTCGTACTTCCGCGACGCCGACGGCCGCGCGTGCGTGATGTTCTGGTTGCGGCATGTCGGCGACGCGACGGCAGGCTGGAACGGGGCACACAGCATTCCCTACGTCCTGCGCATCGACGGTGGCCGGCTCGTCGTGACACCACACCCCGGCCTCGCGGTGCATCGACGGCCGTCCTCGAGCGAGCGCCGGATCCAGGGCCTCGCCGCCGAGCTCAGCTGGACCGGCACCGAGCTCACGATCTCCTCCGGCGATCAACCCGTCGCCTGCATCACCGTGACAACGTCTGAATTGACCCTACGAGTCGCCGGAGCATCCTGGACAATGCCGCACGAGCCCGGACCGGTACACATCATCCTCGACGGCCCAGTCATCGAGATCGCAACGCACTCGGGCCTCATGGCCGCCGCAATCGCCCCGACGGCCAATGAACTTGTCCTCACCGCCGACGGGGACCTGCACCACCTCTCCGCACTGCAGCACGACTAG
- a CDS encoding Dyp-type peroxidase — protein sequence MTDHDIAVPDIAVPSGRPFEGSYQAGILDPVPHAAIVVAFLVTAADRPGLRQMFQTLTATIRYLVSGGDAPTGRGSDDGLVSTPYENGVLGPGTVPDGLTVTVSVGASLFDDRFGLADVKPARLRAMDEFPNDALDPDRCDGDLLLQICADHRDTVLHALRILMRATRADLQVLWQLEGFTSPPRPSGTPRNLFGFKDGTANQEILHRPDLLDELVWTKAGGDEPDWVTGGSYHVVRLIRMFVEFWDRISINEQQRIFGRDRNTGAPLSGRPGERVAGQEEFQLPSYYRDAHGNTVPLTAHTRLANPHDGTADDRRMLRRGFNYSAGIEPNGQLDQGMIFICFNADLDRQFVAVQTLLIDEPLVDYISPFGGGYFFALPGVQDADDWLGRGMLD from the coding sequence ATGACTGACCACGACATTGCGGTACCGGACATCGCCGTACCATCCGGGCGGCCGTTCGAAGGCAGCTACCAGGCCGGCATCCTCGACCCTGTGCCGCACGCGGCGATCGTCGTCGCGTTCCTCGTCACCGCGGCCGACCGGCCGGGGCTGCGGCAGATGTTCCAGACGCTGACGGCGACCATCCGGTACCTGGTCTCCGGCGGCGACGCGCCGACCGGACGCGGCAGCGACGACGGTCTCGTGTCGACGCCGTACGAGAACGGCGTGCTCGGCCCGGGCACAGTGCCCGACGGTCTCACCGTCACGGTCAGCGTCGGTGCAAGCCTGTTCGACGACAGGTTCGGCCTCGCCGACGTCAAACCGGCCCGGCTGCGCGCGATGGACGAGTTCCCGAACGACGCGCTCGACCCCGACCGCTGCGACGGCGACCTGCTGCTGCAGATCTGCGCCGACCACCGCGACACCGTGCTGCACGCGCTGCGCATCCTGATGCGCGCGACCCGCGCCGACCTGCAGGTGCTGTGGCAGCTGGAAGGCTTCACCAGCCCGCCGCGACCGAGCGGGACGCCCCGCAACCTGTTCGGTTTCAAGGACGGCACGGCCAACCAGGAGATCCTCCACCGGCCCGACCTGCTCGACGAGCTGGTGTGGACCAAGGCCGGCGGCGACGAACCGGACTGGGTGACCGGCGGTTCGTATCACGTGGTCCGGCTGATCCGGATGTTCGTGGAGTTCTGGGACCGGATCTCGATCAACGAGCAGCAACGGATCTTCGGCCGCGACCGCAACACCGGTGCACCGCTGTCCGGCCGCCCGGGCGAACGCGTCGCCGGCCAGGAGGAGTTCCAACTCCCGAGCTACTACCGGGACGCACACGGCAACACCGTCCCGCTGACAGCCCACACCCGCCTCGCCAACCCCCACGACGGCACCGCCGACGACCGGCGGATGCTGCGCCGCGGCTTCAACTACAGCGCCGGAATCGAGCCCAACGGCCAGCTCGACCAGGGAATGATCTTCATCTGCTTCAACGCCGACCTCGACCGCCAGTTCGTCGCCGTACAGACTCTCCTCATCGACGAACCCCTGGTCGACTACATCTCCCCCTTCGGCGGCGGCTACTTCTTCGCCCTACCCGGCGTACAGGACGCCGACGACTGGCTGGGCCGCGGCATGCTCGACTGA